TCGCTCGTGGTATAGATGTCAAATTTAAAGACTTTAGCCTTGGACTTACCACGCTAAATTTAGAAGCGACCGTGATGAATGCCATAAATTTAAAGGCAAATGGGGATCTCTCGTTATTTGCTCAAAGCATGAACTTAAACATAGATATAGACGCCGACGAGTCGAAGGCTAGCAAGCTTGGATTAAAAAAAGATGTCGCACTTAAAGCAAACATGGCTGGTAAATTTAGCGACTTCAAGCTAGTGGCAACTGGCATGGCGCTTGGCTCAAACATAAATTTAAATGCAAATTTAAAAGACTACCTGCCAAAATCTCTAAATCTTGACGCTAAAAACATCGAACTCTCCGAGATCTCAGCTCTTGCACAAAAGCCAAATTTAGCTAGTGGTAAGCTTGACCTAACGAGCAACGTGCAAGGGGTTGATGAGAAAAATGAGCCCATCATTAACGCTCAAATTTTAGCAAGCGACGCAGCGATAAACAAAGAAATTCTTAAAAATGAATTTGGGCTAAATTTAGCAAAAAATATAAACTTTAAAGGCGGCGTAAATGCTAAATTTGCAAATGAAAAAGTGAGCGCAAAAACCATTATCATCGCACCTGAAGCTACTTTAAAAGCAAACGAGACGACCTATGATCTAGTTAGTAAAAATTTAAAGAGTGATTTTTCGCTAAACGTGCCTGATCTTGCGCTTTTTGGCAAGCTCTTGGGCGAACAGCTAAGTGGCGCAGTGGATGCAAACGGCGAAATTACGATGCAAGAAAATGCTCTTAAAAACTTAAAAGCTGAGATAAATGGCCTTGGTGGCAAGATAAAAGCAAATTTTGATAGTAAAAATTTAGTCTTAAATGCCGCAAATATCAAGCTAAAAGAGCTTTTAGCGCTTGCCTTGCAGCCTAGCTACGCAGACGGGCAGATAAATTTAAACGCAAATTTTAGCGGCTTTGATGAGCTAAAAAAGCTTGCAGGCGAGGCTAAATTTGAGATAAAAAACGGCCTTATAAATAATGGTCTTGCAAAGCTTAAAAATGCGGCTAAATTTGAGCTAAAAGGTGGCGCTGTCGCAAAAGGCGAGCTTGTAAATTTTGATGTAAATGTGCTTAGTGACCTTGGCGAGCTAAAGGATGTAAAGGGTATTTTTGACCTAAAAAACAGCCAAATTTTTAGCAAATTTGCCCTGCTCATTAGCGACCCTGATAAATTTAAAGCAGTCAGTGGCTTTGAGGTGAGCTCGAAAATGGCGCTTGCGGGCGATGTGAAGGTCAAGCAGAGCAAGATAGATGAGCTAAATTTAGGCGGTGATGCCT
The DNA window shown above is from Campylobacter concisus and carries:
- a CDS encoding tryptophanyl-tRNA synthetase, translated to MKKIAYLVAALALIILCIFGFIFSSFGNKFIASKIEKEALARGIDVKFKDFSLGLTTLNLEATVMNAINLKANGDLSLFAQSMNLNIDIDADESKASKLGLKKDVALKANMAGKFSDFKLVATGMALGSNINLNANLKDYLPKSLNLDAKNIELSEISALAQKPNLASGKLDLTSNVQGVDEKNEPIINAQILASDAAINKEILKNEFGLNLAKNINFKGGVNAKFANEKVSAKTIIIAPEATLKANETTYDLVSKNLKSDFSLNVPDLALFGKLLGEQLSGAVDANGEITMQENALKNLKAEINGLGGKIKANFDSKNLVLNAANIKLKELLALALQPSYADGQINLNANFSGFDELKKLAGEAKFEIKNGLINNGLAKLKNAAKFELKGGAVAKGELVNFDVNVLSDLGELKDVKGIFDLKNSQIFSKFALLISDPDKFKAVSGFEVSSKMALAGDVKVKQSKIDELNLGGDAFAGKLNATIKNENLDLNLKEAQLGEVLALSGNDRLANAKANAQAKGQNIFSKSPSIAATITLNDGKFNAAALSKMLDKNFPENEKFSSNLSLDYKGDVAKFSGDFLSSLADIKGIDGSFDVGKNTLSLKLQAVVSDLNKLAFLAGRELHGKFAAIVTANGKVDDLSVKVTSDDLFKGKLEANYKGGMFDAVLKNFEVKSLTQTLGLDHLYDGNGDAKFDYETKQKLGKFDILLKEGHLANTNLTNNIKTFTGKDITKEIYKDGKIYGDIKGNNVVFNVNLSSPKSDIKVAGGTYNTATKMLNAPLVCRLEKTDLNVQISGTTDKLKYDVRSQYLENKVKKEIGRFLDKKLGKDDESTNGEKQNLKGLLKGLF